A region from the Toxotes jaculatrix isolate fToxJac2 chromosome 2, fToxJac2.pri, whole genome shotgun sequence genome encodes:
- the commd7 gene encoding COMM domain-containing protein 7 translates to MQLHFTKDVLPDSVSTDFQNLNKFNEQQFQGLIEILFQFLLEPKETERFMQQLTEFAGEHGMSAGPLRNLMKSVLLVPQGALKKNLTAEQIKEDLVTLGLNEDKTAHFSQQWGEHYAALSRLAVGQTLMVNQLVDMEWKFGVTVGTSEIQKVGNIFLQLKLVVRKGNSTENIYMELTLPQFYNFLHEMERAKASMECFS, encoded by the exons atgCAGCTTCACTTCACCAAAGATGTTTTACCGGACTCAGTCAGCACAGACTTCCAGAACCTGAACAAATTCAACGAGCAG CAGTTTCAGGGTCTGATTGAAATTCTGTTCCAGTTCCTCCTGGAGCCTAaagag aCGGAGAGGTTCATGCAGCAGCTCACTGAGTTTGCAGGGGAACATGGGATGAGCGCCGGCCCTCTGAGGAACCTGATGAAGAGCGTCCTCCTGGTGCCGCAGG gAGCCCTGAAGAAAAACCTGACAGCCGAGCAGATCAAAGAAGACCTCGTGACTTTAG GACTAAACGAGGACAAGACGgctcatttttcacagcag TGGGGGGAGCACTATGCAGCACTGTCCAGACTCGCTGTTGGACAGACTCTGATGGTCAACCAGCTGGTGGACATGGAGTGGAAGTTTGGAG tgacagtcGGCACCAGTGAGATTCAGAAAGTGGGCAACATCTTTCTGCAG TTGAAGCTGGTGGTCAGAAAGGGAAATTCCACAGAAAACATCTACATGG AGTTGACGCTCCCTCAGTTTTACAACTTCCTGCACGAGATGGAAAGAGCCAAGGCCAGCATGGAGTGTTTCagctga